In one window of Ovis aries strain OAR_USU_Benz2616 breed Rambouillet chromosome 5, ARS-UI_Ramb_v3.0, whole genome shotgun sequence DNA:
- the APC2 gene encoding adenomatous polyposis coli protein 2 isoform X2, whose translation MGLLGLLSLLHSAFFGDQALQALKMTSSVAAYEQLVRQVEALKAENSHLRQELRDNSSHLSKLETETSGMKAVLQHLQGKLEQEARVLVSSGQTEVLEQLKALQMDITSLYNLKFQPPALAPEPTTRTPEGSPVHSSGPSKENFGELSRATIRLLEELDRERCFLLNEIEKEEKEKLWYYSQLQGLSKRLDELPHVETFSMQMDLIRQQLEFEAQHIRSLMEERFGTSDEMVQRAQIRASRLEQIDKELLSAQDRVQQTEPQALLAVKSMPMDEDAENEVPTHPEDGAPQPGNSKVEVVFWLLSMLATRDQEDTARTLLAMSSSPESCVAMRRSGCLPLLLQILHGTEAGLGGRNGTPGAPGAKDARMRANAALHNIVFSQPDQGLARKEMRVLHVLEQIRAYCETCWDWLQAQDGGPEGGGTGAAPVPIEPQICQATCAVMKLSFDEEYRRAMNELGGLQAVAELLQVDHEMHKMTRDPLNLALRRYAGMTLTNLTFGDVANKAALCARRGCMEAIVAQLASESEELHQVVSSILRNLSWRADINSKKVLREVGSMTALMQCVLRATKESTLKSVLSALWNLSAHSTENKAAICQVDGALGFLVSTLTYKCQSNSLAIIESGGGILRNVSSLIATREDYRQVLRDHNCLQTLLQHLTSHSLTIVSNACGTLWNLSARSPRDQELLWDLGAVGMLRNLVHSKHKMIAMGSAAALRNLLAHRPAKYQPAATAVSPGSCAPSLYVRKQRALEAELDTRHLAQALDHLEKQGLPEAEAASKKPLPPLRHLDGLAQDYASDSGCFDDDDAPSLAAAATATEPASPAVLSLFLGSPFLQGQALARAPPTRRGGLEVEKEAGGEAAVAARAKAKLALAVARIDRLVEDISALHTSSDDSFSLSSGDPGQEAPREGRAQSCSPCRGPEGGRREVGSSRAHPLLRLKAAHASLSNDSLNSGSTSDGHCPREHSRPCSLAALAEHREGPPRGQARPSQLDLSLPSGQAEPEARDAKATDAHVRTIKLSPTYQHVPLLEGTTRVGVGSLAPGARKQAWLSTEGLSSVPEKLMVEKAPLCLSRCSSLSSLSSAGRPGPSEAGDLDESDSSLEGLEESGPGEAELDGAWRGPGTASLPMAIPAPQRGRGLGVEDATPSSSSENCVQETPLVLSRCSSVSSLGSFESPSIASSIPSDPCSGLGSGTVSPSELPDSPGQTMPPSRSKTPPLAPAPPGEREATQFSLQWESYVKRFLDIADCRERCRLPSELDAGSVRFTVEKPDENFSCASSLSALALHELYVQKDVELRLLPPACPERGSGGGGGPGHRRRDEASGCLEGPASTDQELELLRECLGGAVPARLRKVASALVPGRRALPVPVYMLVPAPAHEDDSCTDSAEGTPVNFSSTASLSDETLQGPPKDGRRLDGQKPAGHAASTRQSAGQRHRVGGMGRSTEQPQGAGRSLAGLELPLRRPPSACRDTDSSRPGREHGDGALQSLCLTTPTEEAVYCFYGNDSDEEPATAVAAAPPRRASAIPRAVKRERPAGARKEVQAVPKAAPKAAPPTRAQPSLIADETPPCYSLSSSASSLSEPEPSECMASRARVHKPGLTKDLVSGGRKDGSLSPRAEAELLRRCIGSALPRRQPQVSGPRRRPPREAQPKEHAAEGPWERGEEATSSDHASDLDSIEWRAIQEGANSVATWLHQAAAAAAREASSESDSVLSFATGQSVGSTLQPTLHRKGCRPRAERQASGALRPEKPEGALTQRSSGPEKPRSTQKAPNGVPAVLRGHTVIYMPSPATRAQPRGAPGSRIVARKMGAPSPVQPAAPTKAPSLGQQRSRSLHRPGKISELSTLSPPQRSATPPARLAKTLLSSSSQTSPASQPLPRRSPPAAQPAGPLPGPKASPVPKTPARALLAKQHKTQKSPVRIPFMQRPARRGPPPLARAAPEPGPRGRVGTEGGPAARGGRLGLVRVASARSSGSESSDRSGFRRQLTFIKESPGLLRRRRSELSAPEATNPTTQAASPCRGRPTLPAVFLCSSRCDELRAGSRQAPAPQRAHAARPRPSERQPRRTSSESPSRLPVRTPAAGPETVKRYASLPHISVARRPDATSPEPAADATRRSSAGEAGPLPRVAAPGTTWRRIRDEDVPHILRSTLPARALPLLGSPPEDGPAGPPQRKTSDAVVQTEDFAAAKINSSTSPSMESRAPPQATASGPTSLLGSDVDGPPAKAPAPTPFVPASRHGSPSRSARVPPFNYVPSPMVAATADSAVEKAPTPVPTSLLE comes from the exons ATGGGGCTCCTGGGGCTGCTGAGCCTGCTGCACTCGGCCTTCTTTGGGGACCAG GCACTGCAGGCGCTGAAGATGACGAGCTCCGTGGCAGCCTATGAGCAGCTGGTGCGGCAGGTGGAGGCCTTGAAGGCCGAGAACAGTCACCTGCGGCAGGAGCTTCGGGATAATTCAAGCCACCTGTCCAAGCTGGAGACAGAGACGTCGGGAATGAAG GCGGTCCTGCAGCACTTACAGGGCAAGCTGGAGCAGGAGGCTCGTGTGTTGGTGTCCTCCGGGCAGACTGAGGTGCTGGAACAGCTGAAAG CCCtgcagatggacatcaccagccTGTATAACCTCAAGTTCCAGCCCCCAGCTCTGGCCCCCGAACCCACTACCCGGACCCCTGAGGGAAGCCCGGTGCACAGCTCTGGGCCCTCCAAGGAGAACTTTGGGGAGCTGAGCCGGGCTACCATTCGGCTCTTGGAGGAACTGGACAGGGAACG GTGTTTCCTGTTGAATGAGAttgagaaggaggaaaaggagaagctCTGGTATTACTCGCAGTTGCAGGGGCTATCTAAGCGCTTGGATGAACTCCCGCACGTGGAGACG TTCTCAATGCAGATGGATCTGATCCGGCAACAGCTGGAATTCGAGGCCCAGCACATCCGCTCGTTGATGGAGGAGCGCTTCGGCACCTCGGACGAGATGGTGCAGCGGGCGCAG atcCGTGCTTCCCGCCTGGAGCAGATCGACAAGGAACTGCTATCTGCCCAGGACCGGGTGCAGCAGACCGAGCCCCAG GCCTTGCTGGCAGTGAAGTCGATGCCCATGGACGAGGACGCCGAGAATGAGGTCCCCACGCACCCTGAGGATGGTGCCCCTCAGCCAGGCAACAGTAAG GTGGAGGTGGTCTTCTGGCTCCTGTCCATGCTGGCAACGCGGGACCAGGAGGACACGGCACGGACGCTGCTCGCCATGTCCAGCTCACCTGAAAGCTGTGTGGCCATGCGCCGCTCAGGCtgtctgccactgctgctgcagATCCTGCACGGCACCGAGGCCGGGCTTGGGGGTCGCAACGGGACCCCTGGGGCTCCAGGAGCCAAGGACGCACGCATGCGCGCCAATGCAGCACTGCACAATATTGTCTTCTCTCAGCCCGACCAGGGGCTGGCACGCAAGGAGATGCGGGTGTTACACGTGCTGGAGCAGATCCGTGCCTACTGCGAGACCTGCTGGGACTGGCTGCAGGCCCAGGATGGCGGGCCTGAGGGCGGCGGCACCGGTGCTG CACCGGTGCCCATCGAGCCACAGATCTGTCAGGCCACCTGCGCCGTGATGAAGCTGTCCTTTGACGAGGAATACCGCCGCGCTATGAATGAGCTGG GTGGGCTGCAGGCAGTGGCGGAGTTACTGCAGGTTGACCATGAGATGCACAAGATGACCCGGGACCCTCTCAACCTGGCCCTGCGCCGATACGCCGGCATGACCCTCACCAACCTTACCTTCGGGGATGTCGCCAACAAG GCTGCACTGTGCGCCCGCCGGGGCTGCATGGAGGCCATTGTGGCCCAGCTGGCATCTGAGAGTGAGGAGCTGCACCAG gtCGTGTCTAGCATCCTGCGCAACCTGTCCTGGAGGGCTGACATCAACAGCAAGAAGGTGCTGAGGGAGGTGGGCAGCATGACTGCCCTGATGCAGTGCGTCCTTCGAGCCACCAAG GAGTCCACCCTGAAGAGCGTGCTTAGCGCCCTGTGGAACCTCTCAGCGCACAGCACAGAGAACAAGGCAGCCATCTGCCAGGTGGATGGTGCCCTCGGCTTCCTGGTGAGCACACTGACTTACAAGTGCCAGAGCAACTCGCTAGCCATCATTGAGAGTGGTGGCGGCATCCTTCGCAATGTGTCCAGCCTCATCGCCACCAGAGAGGACTACAG GCAGGTGCTGCGAGACCACAATTGCCTGCAGACGCTGCTGCAGCATCTGACGTCGCACAGCCTGACCATAGTGAGCAATGCGTGCGGCACGCTCTGGAACCTGTCGGCCCGCAGCCCTCGAGACCAGGAGCTGCTGTGGGACCTGGGCGCCGTGGGCATGCTGCGGAACCTGGTACACTCCAAGCACAAGATGATCGCCATGGGCAGCGCCGCCGCGCTGCGCAACCTGCTGGCTCACCGGCCTGCCAAGTACCAGCCAGCGGCCACCGCGGTCTCCCCGGGCTCCTGCGCGCCCAGCCTGTATGTGCGCAAACAGCGCGCACTGGAGGCCGAGCTGGACACACGGCACCTGGCGCAGGCGCTTGACCACCTGGAGAAGCAGGGCCTGCCGGAGGCCGAGGCCGCCTCCAAGAAGCCCCTCCCGCCCCTACGCCACCTGGACGGCCTGGCGCAGGACTACGCCTCTGACTCGGGCTGTTTTGACGACGACGATGCGCcctccctggctgctgctgccactgccacAGAGCCCGCCAGCCCCGCAGTGCTCTCCCTCTTCCTGGGCAGCCCCTTCCTGCAGGGCCAGGCGCTGGCCCGAGCCCCGCCCACCCGCCGAGGAGGCCTGGAGGTGGAGAAGGAGGCCGGTGGGGAGGCAGCCGTGGCAGCTAGGGCCAAGGCCAAGCTGGCGCTAGCAGTGGCTCGCATCGACAGGCTGGTAGAGGACATCTCGGCCCTGCACACTTCATCTGACgacagcttcagcctcagctccGGGGACCCTGGCCAGGAGGCCCCGAGAGAAGGCCGTGCCCAATCCTGCTCACCTTGCAGGGGGCCTGAGGGGGGACGGCGGGAAGTGGGCAGCAGCCGGGCTCACCCACTGCTGCGACTCAAGGCAGCCCACGCCAGCCTTTCCAATGACAGTCTCAACAGCGGTAGCACCAGTGATGGGCACTGTCCTCGTGAACACTCACGGCCCTGCTCGCTGGCTGCTCTGGCTGAGCACCGAGAGGGGCCCCCACGTGGTCAGGCGCGGCCCAGCCAGCTTGACCTCAGCCTGCCCAGTGGCCAGGCTGAGCCTGAGGCCCGGGATGCCAAGGCCACAGATGCCCATGTGCGTACCATCAAGTTGTCGCCCACCTACCAGCACGTGCCGCTGTTGGAGGGCACCACTAGGGTGGGTGTGGGGTCCCTGGCCCCTGGGGCCCGAAAACAGGCCTGGCTGTCCACGGAGGGCCTGAGCAGTGTGCCTGAGAAGCTAATGGTTGAGAAGGCACCCCTCTGCCTGTCCCGCTGCAGCTCGCTGTCCTCGCTGTCCTCAGCTGGCCGCCCGGGGCCCAGTGAGGCTGGGGACCTAGACGAGAGCGACTCATCTCTGGAAGGGCTGGAGGAGTCTGGCCCTGGTGAGGCAGAGCTGGATGGGGCCTGGCGGGGCCCAGGGACCGCCTCCCTGCCCATGGCCATCCCAGCGCCCCAGAGGGGTCGGGGCCTGGGGGTGGAGGATGCCACGCCGTCCAGCTCCTCTGAGAACTGTGTGCAGGAGACACCGCTGGTGCTGAGCCGCTGCAGCTCAGTCAGTTCACTGGGCAGCTTCGAGAGTCCATCCATTGCCAGCTCCATCCCCAGTGACCCGTGCAGCGGGCTGGGCAGTGGCACAGTCAGCCCCAGTGAGCTGCCTGATAGCCCCGGGCAAACCATGCCGCCGAGCCGCAGCAAGACACCGCCACTGGCTCCAGCACCACCGGGCGAGCGGGAGGCCACCCAGTTCAGCCTTCAGTGGGAGAGTTATGTGAAGCGCTTCCTGGACATCGCCGACTGCCGGGAGCGCTGCCGGCTGCCCTCCGAGCTGGATGCAGGCAGCGTGCGTTTCACTGTGGAGAAGCCCGACGAGAACTTTTCATGTGCCTCCAGCCTCAGCGCATTGGCCCTGCACGAGCTCTATGTGCAGAAGGACGTGGAGCTGCGGTTACTGCCCCCTGCCTGCCCAGAGCGCGGCAGTGGGGGAGGCGGAGGCCCGGGGCACCGCCGACGGGACGAGGCCAGTGGCTGTCTGGAAGGGCCAGCGTCCACCGATCAGGAGCTGGAGCTGCTGCGCGAGTGCCTGGGTGGGGCCGTGCCTGCCCGGCTCCGCAAGGTGGCCTCAGCACTGGTGCCTGGCCGCCGTGCGCTGCCCGTGCCGGTGTACATGCTGGTGCCTGCCCCGGCCCATGAGGATGACTCCTGCACTGACTCAGCCGAGGGCACTCCAGTCAACTTCTCCAGCACCGCTTCCCTCAGTGACGAGACCCTGCAGGGACCCCCCAAGGATGGTAGGCGTTTGGATGGGCAGAAACCCGCAGGTCATGCCGCCTCCACTAGGCAGTCTGCTGGGCAGCGGCACAGGGTGGGGGGCATGGGCCGGAGCACAGAGCAGCCCCAGGGGGCtggcaggagcctggcagggctagaGCTGCCCCTCCGCCGGCCCCCGAGCGCCTGCAGGGATACTGACAGCTCCCGCCCAGGCCGGGAGCATGGGGACGGGGCTCTGCAGTCTCTGTGCCTCACAACGCCCACCGAGGAGGCTGTGTACTGTTTCTATGGCAATGACTCGGATGAGGAGCCGGCCACGGCGGTGGCAGCAGCACCCCCACGGCGTGCATCCGCGATCCCCCGGGCGGTAAAGAGGGAGCGCCCGGCTGGTGCCAGGAAGGAGGTGCAGGCTGTGCCCAAGGCTGCACCCAAGGCAGCACCACCCACCCGGGCCCAGCCCAGCCTCATTGCAGATGAGACACCACCGTGCTACTCCCTGAGCTCCTCCGCCAGCTCCCTCAGCGAACCTGAGCCCTCTGAGTGCATGGCCAGTCGGGCCCGGGTCCACAAGCCAGGGCTCACCAAGGACCTGGTCTCCGGGGGCAGGAAGGATGGCTCCCTCAGCCCGCGGGCCGAGGCAGAGCTGCTCCGGCGCTGCATCGGCTCAGCCTTGCCCAGGCGCCAGCCCCAGGTGTCTGGCCCAAGGCGCCGCCCACCCCGAGAGGCCCAGCCAAAGGAGCATGCAGCAGAGGGGCCCTGGGAGCGCGGTGAGGAGGCAACCAGCTCAGACCATGCCTCAGACCTGGACAGCATCGAGTGGCGTGCCATCCAGGAGGGCGCCAATTCTGTTGCCACATGGTTGCACCAGGCCGCAGCGGCGGCCGCCCGCGAGGCCTCCTCAGAGTCTGATTCCGTTCTGTCCTTTGCAACAGGGCAGTCTGTGGGTTCCACCCTGCAGCCCACCCTGCATAGGAAGGGGTGTCGGCCAAGGGCAGAGCGCCAGGCGAGTGGTGCCCTGCGGCCAGAGAAACCAGAAGGGGCCCTCACCCAACGCAGCAGTGGGCCAGAGAAGCCGCGTAGCACTCAGAAGGCCCCAAATGGGGTGCCAGCAGTGCTCCGGGGACATACAGTGATCTACATGCCCAGCCCCGCCACCCGGGCACAGCCCAGAGGTGCCCCTGGTTCCCGCATTGTGGCGAGAAAGATGGGAGCGCCCAGCCCCGTGCAGCCAGCGGCCCCCACTAAAGCCCCCAGCCTAGGGCAGCAGCGGTCTAGGAGCCTGCACCGGCCTGGCAAGATCTCAGAGCTGTCAACGCTCAGCCCCCCGCAGAGAAGTGCCACACCACCAGCCCGCCTTGCGAAGACCCTGTTGTCAAGCTCCTCTCAGACCTCACCGgcctcccagcctctgcccaggAGGTCACCCCCTGCTGCCCAGCCTGCAGGGCCCCTGCCTGGCCCCAAGGCCTCCCCAGTGCCCAAGACTCCAGCAAGGGCCCTGCTGGCCAAGCAGCACAAGACGCAGAAGTCACCCGTGAGGATCCCCTTCATGCAGAGGCCCGCCAGGCGGGGGCCGCCGCCCTTGGCTAGGGCAGCCCCGGAGCCAGGCCCCAGGGGCCGGGTGGGCACAGAAGGCGGCCCTGCAGCCCGAGGGGGCCGCCTGGGCCTGGTGCGCGTGGCCTCCGCCCGCTCCAGCGGCAGCGAATCCTCCGACCGCTCGGGTTTCCGGCGGCAGCTGACCTTTATCAAGGAGTCGCCGGGCCTGCTGCGCCGCCGACGCTCTGAACTGTCCGCACCCGAAGCCACCAACCCGACCACCCAGGCTGCCTCGCCCTGCCGCGGCCGGCCCACACTACCCGCTGTCTTCCTCTGCTCCTCGCGCTGTGATGAGCTGCGGGCAGGCTCCCGGCAGGCCCCGGCCCCTCAGCGGGCCCAcgcggcccggccccgccccagcGAGCGGCAGCCTCGGCGCACTAGCTCCGAGAGCCCGTCCCGCCTGCCCGTCCGCACGCCGGCCGCCGGGCCCGAGACGGTCAAGCGCTACGCCTCCCTGCCCCATATCAGCGTGGCCCGCAGACCGGATGCCACCAGCCCCGAACCTGCGGCGGACGCCACACGCCGCAGCAGCGCAGGAGAGGCCGGGCCGCTGCCTAGGGTGGCCGCGCCGGGCACCACGTGGCGCCGCATCCGGGACGAGGACGTCCCGCACATCCTGCGGAGCACGCTGCCTGCCCGCGCCCTACCGCTGCTGGGCTCCCCTCCCGAGGACGGCCCAGCCGGCCCGCCGCAGCGCAAGACCAGCGACGCCGTGGTCCAGACTGAGGACTTCGCGGCTGCGAAGATCAACTCCAGCACGTCCCCGAGCATGGAAAGCAGGGCGCCCCCCCAGGCCACGGCCAGCGGCCCCACCTCCCTTCTTGGCAGCGACGTGGATGGGCCGCCCGCTAAGgcgcccgcccccacccccttcGTCCCCGCCAGCCGGCACGGCTCCCCCAGCCGCTCTGCCCGCGTCCCCCCTTTCAACTACGTGCCCAGCCCCATGGTGGCGGCCACCGCTGACTCCGCCGTGGAGAAggcccccacccccgtccccacCAGCCTTCTGGAATAG